AAGTTTTTTCATCATCTTTGCAGAACCTTCGTTGCCTTCAAGAACATAGTCATTGAATTTGTTAAGTCTTCGTTCAAGGAAAGCGTACTTTAAAAGTATTTTCATAGCCCTAGTGCCATAACCCTTGCCATGAAATTCCTTATCAAGCCCTATACCAATACTAAACGTTCCATTTCGCTCGTCGATACTGTTTAGATTAATTCCTCCTACCGTTTTGCCTTCTAGAGTTTCAATGGTAAACATGATTCGTCCATTCGTTGAAGAGAAATCAGCATTTTCCTCTGTAAACTTTTTCGAGTCAGCCATTGTAGGTGGTAATTCAATCGCACATTCTAAAAAACGGCGAGCAGGCGTATCAAACTTGCCAATGTAGTCCCCTTCCCAATCTTCTGGTCGTATTGCACGTAATCGGACAACCTCATCCTGCCAAAAATAATGACTATAATCTATCTTTCGCGTTATATCTTCCATATCCATTAAACTCCTTAAATATATATTTTGGCTCTTACCCAAAAGTCGGGTTAGACTCGAGCAACATTCGCATATTTCGTA
This portion of the Aureibacillus halotolerans genome encodes:
- a CDS encoding GNAT family N-acetyltransferase, with translation MEDITRKIDYSHYFWQDEVVRLRAIRPEDWEGDYIGKFDTPARRFLECAIELPPTMADSKKFTEENADFSSTNGRIMFTIETLEGKTVGGINLNSIDERNGTFSIGIGLDKEFHGKGYGTRAMKILLKYAFLERRLNKFNDYVLEGNEGSAKMMKKLGCIQEGVRRQVVYINGQYLDFIMFGLTKDEFIEKLKEEDSE